A genomic segment from Desulfonatronum lacustre DSM 10312 encodes:
- a CDS encoding tRNA dihydrouridine synthase, with protein sequence MTHPTSPPHPPLPIAPEQPWLAPLAGFSDLSFRLLCREQGCAAACTEMVSAKGLIFNNMATERILTTNAEDHPLVVQVYGPDAQTLGRAMDLLLERGARYFDLNAGCSVPKVTKTGSGAALLREPETLTRIVATMIAKAGEGRVGVKLRLGWRPGEDVLPDLAKRLEDLGVAWLTLHPRWAAQGFSGRADWDRLARLREHVTVPIIASGDLFTAEDAWRCLRQTGVNGVMFARGALWDPAIFRKFLSLGPDGRPFHATPIYSLGIVRRHMELARTHQDDRRALLAMRTIAPRYLRQFPGAKHLRTQLTRIESWTQLEDLLDELTVVLNETTDLPNEDAS encoded by the coding sequence ATGACCCATCCCACTTCACCGCCACATCCACCTTTGCCCATAGCTCCGGAGCAACCCTGGCTGGCCCCGCTGGCCGGCTTCTCGGACCTGTCCTTTCGCCTGCTTTGCCGGGAGCAGGGGTGCGCAGCGGCCTGTACGGAAATGGTCAGCGCCAAGGGCCTGATCTTCAACAACATGGCCACGGAGCGCATCCTGACCACCAATGCCGAGGATCACCCACTGGTTGTCCAGGTCTACGGTCCGGACGCCCAGACCTTGGGCCGAGCCATGGACCTCCTTCTGGAGCGAGGCGCACGCTATTTCGACCTCAACGCCGGCTGTTCCGTGCCCAAGGTGACCAAGACCGGCAGCGGAGCCGCGCTGCTTCGCGAACCGGAGACCCTGACCCGCATCGTCGCGACCATGATCGCCAAGGCCGGGGAAGGCCGGGTGGGCGTGAAACTGCGCCTGGGATGGCGACCAGGAGAGGACGTTCTGCCGGACCTGGCCAAGAGACTGGAAGACCTCGGCGTGGCTTGGCTGACCCTGCATCCACGCTGGGCTGCCCAGGGTTTTTCCGGGCGCGCGGATTGGGATCGGTTGGCCCGGTTGCGAGAGCACGTCACCGTGCCGATCATTGCCAGCGGCGATCTGTTCACGGCCGAGGACGCGTGGCGCTGCCTCAGGCAAACCGGGGTCAACGGCGTGATGTTCGCCCGCGGAGCGTTGTGGGACCCGGCAATTTTCCGCAAGTTTTTGTCACTGGGACCGGACGGGCGGCCCTTTCACGCCACCCCGATCTACAGCCTGGGCATCGTCCGGCGGCACATGGAACTGGCCAGGACACACCAGGACGACCGCCGCGCCCTTTTGGCCATGCGCACCATCGCCCCGCGCTATCTGCGCCAGTTCCCCGGAGCCAAACACCTTCGCACCCAACTGACCCGAATCGAATCCTGGACGCAGCTTGAAGACCTGCTCGACGAACTCACGGTCGTGCTCAACGAAACGACCGACCTCCCCAATGAGGACGCATCATGA
- the ispH gene encoding 4-hydroxy-3-methylbut-2-enyl diphosphate reductase has protein sequence MNIILAQTAGFCMGVDMALRKLDSLLHGPDRKSEVCTLGPIIHNPQVLQEYAARGVSQVNDPEALTPGQTVVIRAHGIPRNIETTLQNRGVDLIDATCPKVKKAQVLIAKQAAKGRLMILLGEADHPEVRGLLSYADNGAYVVDSEAGLEELLQDRLGPCFLAAQTTQDQELYARMADLLRRRLDPDIPVLDTICAATMNRQEEARVIAEQVQAMVVVGGRESGNTRRLVQVAEQAGIPCYHVEIADELPLDQLRGLNAIGITAGASTPKNVIQAVVQRLETM, from the coding sequence ATGAACATCATCTTGGCCCAAACCGCCGGCTTTTGCATGGGCGTGGACATGGCCCTGCGCAAACTGGACTCCCTGCTTCACGGCCCGGATCGGAAATCCGAGGTCTGCACCCTCGGCCCGATCATCCACAACCCCCAGGTGCTCCAGGAGTACGCAGCCCGGGGCGTGTCCCAGGTGAACGACCCGGAAGCTCTGACCCCGGGCCAGACCGTGGTCATCCGGGCCCACGGCATTCCCCGCAATATCGAAACCACTCTGCAAAACAGAGGCGTGGACCTGATCGACGCCACCTGCCCCAAAGTCAAGAAGGCCCAGGTGCTCATCGCCAAACAAGCGGCCAAAGGGCGATTGATGATCCTGCTTGGAGAAGCGGACCACCCGGAAGTGCGTGGCCTGCTCAGTTATGCCGACAACGGAGCCTACGTCGTGGACTCGGAGGCAGGACTTGAAGAACTGCTTCAAGACCGGCTCGGCCCCTGCTTTCTCGCGGCCCAAACCACCCAGGACCAGGAACTGTACGCCCGGATGGCCGACCTGCTGCGCCGACGGCTCGACCCGGACATTCCGGTCCTGGACACCATTTGCGCGGCGACCATGAATCGCCAGGAAGAAGCCCGTGTCATCGCCGAACAGGTTCAGGCCATGGTCGTGGTCGGCGGACGCGAGAGCGGCAATACCCGGCGGCTGGTCCAGGTGGCCGAACAGGCCGGCATCCCGTGTTATCACGTGGAAATCGCGGACGAGCTGCCCCTTGACCAGCTTCGGGGCCTGAACGCCATCGGTATCACCGCCGGTGCCTCCACGCCCAAAAACGTCATCCAGGCGGTTGTCCAACGCTTGGAAACCATGTAA
- a CDS encoding chemotaxis protein, with amino-acid sequence MSQTNILLEAGTNELEVVEFTLLEQPPGQTEAYHGHYAVNVAKVLEIIRMPKVTEMPQLSDPSVLGAFNLRSSIIPLVDLSVWLGKTKAPPAEGEEEGKVIVTEFNGVVTAFLVSGVNRIHRINWEEVMSPGAYLASFSSDCITGVINLEGRIVFVLDLEKIVAELNPSMALHLDLDFEAHRGKAMKALIADDSSLIRNMLRDLLEKAGFTVETAFHGQELWDRLQKLNHAAKEQGRQLTDYVQIVITDIEMPTMDGLTLCRKIKDDPDLGRLPVILFSSLITDKLRHKGEAVGADDQISKPEVTQLARRARDLIESRLQESS; translated from the coding sequence GTGAGCCAGACCAATATTCTGTTGGAAGCCGGAACCAACGAACTCGAAGTCGTAGAGTTCACCCTGCTGGAGCAGCCCCCCGGCCAGACGGAGGCCTACCATGGACACTACGCGGTAAACGTGGCCAAAGTGCTGGAAATCATCCGCATGCCCAAAGTCACCGAAATGCCGCAGCTGTCCGACCCTTCGGTGCTGGGCGCGTTCAACCTTCGCTCCTCGATTATTCCGCTGGTGGATCTCAGCGTCTGGCTCGGCAAGACCAAGGCCCCCCCAGCGGAGGGCGAAGAGGAAGGCAAGGTTATCGTCACCGAGTTTAACGGCGTAGTCACGGCGTTCCTGGTTTCCGGGGTCAACCGCATCCATCGGATCAACTGGGAAGAAGTCATGTCGCCGGGGGCGTATCTGGCCAGCTTCAGTTCGGACTGCATCACCGGCGTGATCAATCTGGAAGGCCGGATCGTCTTCGTGCTGGACCTGGAAAAAATCGTGGCCGAACTGAATCCCTCCATGGCGTTGCACCTGGATCTGGACTTCGAAGCCCACCGGGGCAAGGCCATGAAAGCTTTGATCGCCGACGACTCGTCATTGATCCGGAACATGCTCCGCGACCTTCTGGAAAAAGCCGGCTTCACCGTAGAAACGGCCTTTCACGGCCAGGAACTCTGGGACCGCCTCCAGAAGCTGAACCACGCCGCCAAGGAACAGGGCCGGCAGCTGACCGATTATGTTCAGATCGTGATCACGGACATCGAAATGCCCACCATGGACGGTCTGACGCTGTGTAGAAAAATCAAGGACGACCCGGACCTGGGTCGATTGCCGGTCATTCTGTTCTCATCGCTGATCACGGACAAATTGCGGCACAAAGGCGAAGCCGTGGGGGCGGACGACCAGATATCCAAGCCCGAAGTCACGCAGCTCGCCCGCCGGGCCCGGGACTTGATCGAATCTCGATTGCAGGAAAGTTCGTAG
- a CDS encoding metal-dependent hydrolase, with protein sequence MPGFKAHLFGGALFFGLVLATVLWLGVYQPDQQTLLFLALIALLSALFPDVDTDSKGRVLFYGALLLVYLVLMIQGRFRLAAVLGFCALLPAVGHHRGWTHSWWAMLLVPLPIIILPMVFYERSFASVLPFYLASVTGYCSHLVLDRTF encoded by the coding sequence ATGCCCGGTTTCAAGGCGCACCTGTTCGGAGGTGCGCTTTTTTTTGGTTTGGTTCTGGCAACGGTGCTCTGGCTGGGCGTGTACCAGCCGGATCAGCAAACCCTGCTGTTTTTGGCTCTGATCGCGTTGCTCAGCGCCCTGTTTCCGGACGTGGATACGGACTCCAAGGGCCGCGTGCTGTTCTACGGGGCCTTGTTGTTGGTCTACCTCGTGCTGATGATCCAGGGGCGGTTCCGGCTGGCCGCGGTGCTGGGATTCTGCGCCCTGCTCCCAGCCGTGGGGCACCATCGGGGCTGGACCCACAGTTGGTGGGCCATGCTCCTGGTTCCCCTGCCGATCATCATCCTGCCCATGGTCTTCTACGAGCGCTCTTTCGCCTCGGTCCTGCCCTTCTACCTCGCCTCGGTCACCGGGTACTGCTCACATCTGGTCTTGGACAGAACATTCTGA
- a CDS encoding SufB/SufD family protein, with product MSELAKPQGGSQGIPGADVSRFAFSGKGSGIADIRSLSPEDRERLLMSGVDLDLAGRGGSYLQVDDKSVHCDTCDPNVEILDITEALRRYDGLPEYFWNAVKPDQDDFTRMAAREQLQGGYFMRAKAGMKIAEPVQSCLFIKGEAVAQNVHNIIVVEEGAELHVITGCATAHDRQSALHLGISEFYVKKGGKLTFTMIHNWGEKVMVRPRTVGVVEEDGEFQSNYVLLKPVESVQSYPSIYLNGPRAVARFNSVIVAPTGSLVDTGNRIYLNAPDTRGEIISRTITTGGKIIARGHIIGSHVPAKGHLECKGLILGNGIIHAIPELEGTVSGVELSHEAAVGKIAQEEIEYLMARGLDEDEATSTIVRGFLNVEIMGLPEKLRRTIDKTIQESEKDMF from the coding sequence ATGTCTGAATTAGCCAAGCCCCAAGGGGGCTCTCAAGGCATTCCCGGGGCCGACGTCTCCAGGTTCGCGTTTTCCGGGAAGGGCTCGGGAATCGCGGACATCCGGTCCCTGAGTCCGGAGGACAGGGAGCGCCTGCTCATGTCCGGCGTGGACCTGGATCTGGCTGGCCGAGGCGGTTCGTATCTCCAGGTGGACGATAAGAGCGTCCACTGCGACACTTGCGATCCCAACGTGGAAATCCTGGACATCACCGAGGCGCTACGGCGCTACGACGGTTTGCCGGAGTATTTTTGGAACGCGGTGAAACCGGATCAGGACGACTTCACGCGGATGGCCGCCCGTGAGCAGCTGCAAGGCGGTTATTTCATGCGGGCCAAGGCCGGGATGAAGATCGCGGAGCCGGTTCAGTCCTGTCTGTTCATCAAGGGCGAGGCCGTGGCCCAGAACGTCCACAACATCATTGTCGTGGAAGAGGGCGCGGAGCTGCACGTGATCACCGGCTGCGCCACGGCCCACGACCGGCAGTCAGCGCTGCATCTGGGCATTTCCGAGTTCTACGTGAAAAAGGGCGGCAAGCTGACCTTCACCATGATTCACAACTGGGGCGAGAAAGTCATGGTCCGGCCGCGCACCGTGGGCGTGGTGGAGGAGGACGGCGAGTTCCAGAGCAATTACGTCCTGCTCAAGCCCGTAGAGTCGGTGCAGTCTTATCCGTCCATTTATTTGAACGGTCCCAGGGCCGTGGCCCGGTTCAACTCGGTGATCGTCGCCCCCACCGGCTCGCTGGTGGACACGGGTAATCGGATCTACCTGAACGCCCCGGACACCCGTGGAGAGATCATTTCCCGGACCATCACCACCGGGGGCAAGATCATCGCCCGGGGACACATCATCGGCAGCCACGTCCCGGCCAAGGGGCATCTGGAATGCAAGGGGCTGATCCTGGGCAACGGGATCATTCACGCCATTCCGGAACTGGAAGGCACGGTTTCCGGCGTGGAACTGTCCCACGAAGCGGCGGTGGGCAAGATCGCCCAGGAGGAAATCGAATACCTGATGGCCCGAGGCCTGGACGAGGACGAAGCCACGTCCACCATTGTCCGCGGCTTTCTGAACGTGGAGATCATGGGCCTGCCTGAAAAGCTGCGCCGGACCATCGACAAGACGATTCAGGAGTCGGAAAAAGACATGTTCTAG
- a CDS encoding ABC transporter ATP-binding protein: MLLIEDLRVSIDGQEVLKGVSLEIKEGETFILFGPNGSGKTSLLMTLMGFANYTVTGGKITFRGHDITHAPIYERARLGIGMSFQRPPTIHGLKTRHLVSMCAHHRERDVDVEALARKVNFDQFLERDINAGFSGGEIKRSELLQLMAQKPSLLLFDEPESGVDLENMALIGNTVRELLNGSQEPKPNQSMKDLRAKRETSGLIITHTGYILDYVHADRGQVLHKGVLCCQANPRVILEHIGKFGYKECVRCLN, encoded by the coding sequence ATGTTGTTGATTGAGGATCTTCGGGTTTCCATTGACGGCCAGGAAGTGCTCAAGGGCGTCAGCCTGGAAATCAAGGAAGGGGAGACGTTCATTCTGTTCGGCCCCAACGGTTCGGGCAAGACGTCCTTGCTGATGACGTTGATGGGCTTCGCGAACTATACGGTCACGGGCGGGAAAATCACCTTCCGGGGGCACGACATCACCCATGCCCCGATTTACGAGCGAGCCAGGCTGGGCATCGGCATGTCCTTTCAGCGGCCACCGACGATTCACGGCTTGAAGACGCGCCACCTCGTGAGCATGTGCGCCCACCATCGCGAACGGGATGTGGACGTGGAAGCCCTGGCCCGCAAGGTCAATTTCGATCAGTTTTTGGAACGGGACATCAACGCCGGGTTTTCCGGCGGAGAGATCAAGCGTTCCGAGTTGCTGCAACTGATGGCCCAGAAGCCCTCCCTGTTGCTGTTCGACGAGCCGGAATCCGGGGTGGATCTGGAAAACATGGCCCTGATCGGGAACACGGTGCGGGAACTGCTCAACGGCTCCCAGGAGCCCAAGCCGAACCAGAGCATGAAGGATCTCCGAGCCAAACGGGAGACCTCGGGGCTGATCATCACCCATACCGGATACATTCTGGACTACGTTCACGCGGACCGGGGCCAGGTGCTCCATAAGGGCGTACTGTGTTGCCAGGCCAACCCACGCGTGATTTTGGAACATATTGGAAAATTCGGCTACAAGGAGTGCGTACGATGTCTGAATTAG
- a CDS encoding methyl-accepting chemotaxis protein — protein sequence MRHVVRSVEGFRLAGLGTVLAIPVIAVGLHLAQVSTWTILGVVIAGCVLIGLLMWGFLSGLTAVLRSNRTCALAIVAGNYRQLPEQVSDSGLLGQSQEGLRDMLTHLKHELSLSKGVMRSMVTPFVVTDTNEVFIYGNQGLIRMLEHEGKPEDYYGQDVSMFFYGEKRQTVLGIAMKENRSISKEVEFTGRKGGKRNIHIDAAPLFDIEGQLMGALCIYTDLSDIRASEAKLCERNDIISSAAGKATGVSKSLAAAAAGLAAQVDEARHGAEEQRSRTAETATAMEEMNATVLEVARNASSAAEASDQARGKAVEGAKVVGESVAAITKVQSQSSEVRSSLGQLGQQAEQIGRIMNVIEDIADQTNLLALNAAIEAARAGDAGRGFAVVADEVRKLAEKTMNATKEVGDAISAIQQGTRDSITSMDQAVGAIEHATSQVNLSGRSLQEILGLAEQAADQVRSIATAAEQQSATSEEINRGVDEINRIASETSEVMNQSAQSVSQMAGMAVELNTIIAEMRAQAPEECTPT from the coding sequence ATGCGGCATGTTGTCCGATCCGTGGAAGGATTTCGTCTGGCCGGGCTTGGGACGGTATTGGCCATTCCAGTGATTGCCGTGGGCTTGCATCTGGCCCAGGTTTCGACCTGGACGATCCTGGGCGTGGTGATCGCCGGATGCGTGTTGATCGGGCTGTTGATGTGGGGTTTTCTTTCAGGGCTGACCGCTGTGCTGCGAAGCAATCGGACATGCGCCTTGGCCATCGTCGCGGGAAATTATCGTCAACTGCCCGAGCAGGTTTCGGATTCCGGGCTGCTTGGGCAAAGCCAGGAAGGCCTGCGAGACATGCTGACCCATCTCAAGCATGAACTCAGCCTGTCCAAGGGCGTGATGCGCAGCATGGTCACGCCCTTCGTGGTCACGGATACCAACGAAGTCTTCATTTACGGTAATCAAGGACTGATCAGGATGCTGGAGCACGAAGGCAAGCCCGAGGACTACTACGGGCAGGACGTCTCCATGTTTTTTTACGGTGAAAAGCGGCAGACGGTGTTGGGGATTGCCATGAAGGAGAATCGTTCCATCAGCAAAGAGGTGGAGTTCACCGGGCGCAAGGGCGGTAAGCGGAACATCCACATCGACGCCGCGCCGTTGTTCGATATCGAAGGCCAACTGATGGGCGCTCTGTGCATTTATACGGACTTGTCCGACATCCGAGCCTCCGAGGCCAAATTGTGCGAACGGAACGATATCATTTCCTCCGCGGCCGGCAAGGCCACCGGGGTGTCCAAGTCGTTGGCCGCGGCCGCCGCGGGCCTGGCCGCTCAGGTGGATGAGGCCAGGCACGGCGCGGAGGAGCAGCGTTCCCGGACCGCGGAAACGGCAACGGCCATGGAGGAAATGAACGCCACGGTCTTGGAGGTGGCCAGAAACGCCTCCAGTGCCGCCGAGGCGTCGGATCAGGCCAGGGGCAAGGCCGTGGAGGGGGCCAAGGTTGTCGGCGAGTCCGTGGCGGCCATCACCAAGGTTCAGTCACAGTCTTCGGAAGTGCGGTCCAGTTTGGGCCAGCTCGGCCAGCAGGCCGAACAGATCGGACGGATCATGAACGTGATCGAGGACATCGCGGATCAGACCAATTTACTGGCTTTGAACGCGGCCATCGAGGCGGCTCGGGCCGGGGACGCCGGGCGCGGGTTCGCCGTGGTGGCCGACGAGGTCCGCAAGCTGGCCGAGAAGACCATGAACGCCACCAAGGAAGTGGGCGACGCCATTTCAGCCATTCAGCAGGGCACTCGGGACAGCATCACGAGCATGGATCAAGCCGTGGGAGCCATCGAGCACGCCACCTCCCAGGTTAACCTCTCCGGGCGGTCTCTTCAGGAGATCCTCGGCTTGGCGGAGCAGGCCGCGGACCAGGTCCGCTCCATCGCCACGGCGGCGGAACAGCAGTCCGCCACCAGCGAGGAAATCAATCGCGGGGTGGACGAGATCAACCGGATCGCCTCGGAAACCAGCGAGGTGATGAACCAGTCCGCCCAAAGCGTTTCCCAGATGGCGGGCATGGCCGTGGAATTGAATACGATCATCGCCGAAATGCGCGCCCAGGCCCCGGAAGAATGCACGCCGACATGA
- the xseB gene encoding exodeoxyribonuclease VII small subunit translates to MPPKKKEPGFDDRLTELQGIVARLENEDLPLEAGVALFKEGVILAKTCRKQLESAKNEVMVLSQGLLEPFDQDYPAASPQPGESEHNDEVISF, encoded by the coding sequence ATGCCACCGAAAAAAAAAGAACCGGGCTTTGACGACAGGCTGACCGAGCTGCAAGGCATCGTGGCGCGCCTGGAAAACGAGGATCTGCCGCTGGAAGCCGGGGTGGCCCTGTTTAAGGAAGGCGTCATACTGGCCAAGACCTGCCGCAAGCAGCTGGAATCGGCCAAAAATGAAGTAATGGTCCTTTCCCAGGGTCTGCTGGAGCCTTTTGACCAGGATTATCCCGCCGCCAGCCCGCAACCCGGTGAATCGGAGCACAACGATGAAGTCATATCTTTCTGA
- a CDS encoding polyprenyl synthetase family protein: protein MKSYLSELGNEVDRYLTACLKRPGVPEPLLQAMEYSLLAGGKRLRPVLCLVWAEMVGARRDHVLPAAAALECIHTYSLIHDDLPAMDDDDLRRGKPSNHKRFGEALAILAGDALLTEAFGLLFSCAVPAERMLAAGRELARAAGAAGMVGGQVLDMQWTGGTATVEELSRMQELKTGAMIRASCVCGALLGGATEADLARAADYGTHIGRAFQITDDILDVIGDQTVLGKPVGSDQDQGKVTYPALIGLEASRDLARSHTDQALAALAVSSDAPDMSDLTRRHAWFLRELAEYILTRAT from the coding sequence ATGAAGTCATATCTTTCTGAACTGGGAAACGAGGTGGATCGCTATCTGACCGCGTGCCTCAAGCGCCCCGGCGTACCGGAGCCGCTCCTTCAGGCCATGGAATACAGCCTGCTGGCCGGAGGCAAGCGGCTGCGACCGGTCCTGTGTCTGGTCTGGGCGGAAATGGTCGGAGCACGCCGGGACCATGTCCTGCCTGCTGCAGCGGCCCTGGAATGCATCCATACCTATTCCCTGATCCACGACGACCTGCCGGCCATGGACGATGACGATTTGCGCCGGGGCAAGCCTTCCAATCACAAGCGCTTCGGGGAAGCTCTGGCCATCCTGGCCGGAGACGCCTTGCTCACCGAGGCTTTCGGCCTGCTCTTCTCCTGCGCCGTCCCGGCCGAGCGGATGCTCGCCGCCGGACGGGAACTGGCCCGGGCCGCCGGAGCCGCCGGGATGGTCGGAGGGCAGGTTCTGGACATGCAGTGGACCGGCGGCACGGCGACGGTGGAGGAACTGTCGCGCATGCAGGAACTCAAAACCGGAGCCATGATCCGCGCTTCCTGCGTCTGCGGAGCGCTCCTGGGCGGAGCCACTGAGGCGGATTTGGCACGGGCCGCGGACTATGGGACGCACATCGGCCGGGCCTTCCAGATCACGGACGACATTCTGGACGTCATCGGCGATCAAACCGTCTTAGGCAAACCCGTGGGCAGCGACCAGGACCAGGGCAAGGTCACCTACCCCGCCCTGATCGGCCTGGAAGCCAGTCGAGACCTGGCCCGGTCGCATACGGACCAGGCCCTCGCCGCTCTGGCCGTGTCTTCGGACGCGCCGGACATGTCGGACCTCACGCGCCGCCACGCCTGGTTCCTGCGGGAACTGGCCGAGTACATCCTGACCCGGGCGACCTGA
- the dxs gene encoding 1-deoxy-D-xylulose-5-phosphate synthase: MPSHSNATFMPREAVPLQQPVDETSAGPRDATPQASAHARNRIEIPDGHALFSAINHPKDINELNIAQLEAVAREVRRAIISTVSANGGHLAPSLGVTDLTLALLKVFNPEHDRLVWDVGHQAYAYKILTGRRENFHTLRTLGGISGFPRMAESPFDHFGVGHSSTSISAALGMAIARDLADEDHTVAAIIGDGSMTAGLAYEGLNQAGDLGVNLTVVLNDNEMSISRNVGALSSFLSRKLSKRWVQRFKQQMETWMRQVPRFGDDLANYARLSESSFKGFFTPGMIFEAFKFNYIGPINGHSMPDMVDIFQQVKDLEGPVLVHVLTTKGKGYAPAENNPTYFHGVGCFVPETGEAKKISACLPPYTEIFGRTLVDLAAKNDKIVAITAAMPEGTGLNYFADAYPDRFFDVGICEQHAVTMAAGLASQGYRPVVAVYSTFLQRSYDQVVHDVCLQNLPVTLCLDRAGLVGEDGATHHGTFDISFLRHIPNLLFMAPKDEAELQRMLVTALNHPGPAAIRYPRGVGVGAPSQDDPSPLSPGQGETLRDGGEAVVVALGSRVHPALEAAGELAKETGREVAVFNARFIKPLPKAQLLELARTHSRMLIVEENVVAGGFGSAVLELFAAQGMLRGQRIRLLGIPDVFVEHGPQRMLRKQLGLDKTGIKDALGELFAAAPLSQKDS; the protein is encoded by the coding sequence ATGCCCAGCCATTCCAACGCCACGTTCATGCCCAGGGAGGCAGTTCCATTGCAACAGCCCGTCGATGAAACCAGCGCCGGCCCGCGCGACGCGACTCCGCAAGCGTCGGCCCATGCCCGCAACCGAATCGAAATTCCTGACGGGCATGCCCTGTTTTCCGCCATCAATCATCCCAAGGACATTAACGAACTGAACATCGCCCAGTTGGAAGCCGTGGCCCGGGAGGTCCGCCGGGCGATCATCTCCACGGTTTCGGCCAACGGCGGGCATCTGGCTCCGTCCCTGGGCGTGACCGACCTGACCCTGGCCCTGCTCAAGGTGTTCAACCCGGAACATGATCGGCTGGTCTGGGATGTGGGCCATCAAGCCTATGCCTACAAAATCTTGACCGGTCGCCGGGAAAATTTCCATACCCTGCGCACCCTGGGCGGGATCAGCGGTTTTCCGCGCATGGCCGAAAGCCCCTTCGACCATTTCGGCGTGGGGCACTCCAGCACCTCCATCTCCGCGGCTCTGGGAATGGCCATCGCCCGCGATCTGGCCGACGAGGACCATACCGTGGCCGCCATCATCGGCGACGGCTCCATGACCGCCGGCTTGGCTTATGAGGGCCTGAACCAGGCCGGAGACCTGGGGGTGAACCTGACCGTGGTGCTCAACGACAACGAGATGTCCATCTCCCGCAACGTCGGAGCCTTGTCCTCCTTCCTCAGCCGCAAGCTCTCCAAGCGCTGGGTGCAGCGCTTCAAGCAGCAGATGGAAACCTGGATGCGCCAGGTTCCACGATTCGGGGACGACCTGGCCAACTACGCCCGGCTCAGTGAATCCTCTTTCAAAGGATTCTTCACCCCGGGAATGATCTTCGAGGCCTTCAAGTTCAACTACATCGGCCCGATCAACGGACACAGCATGCCGGACATGGTGGACATTTTCCAGCAAGTCAAGGACCTGGAAGGCCCGGTCCTGGTCCACGTGTTGACTACCAAGGGCAAGGGCTACGCCCCGGCGGAAAACAACCCCACCTATTTCCACGGCGTGGGCTGCTTTGTTCCGGAAACCGGCGAAGCCAAGAAGATTTCCGCCTGCCTGCCGCCCTACACGGAAATCTTCGGACGAACCCTGGTGGACCTGGCCGCGAAAAACGACAAGATCGTGGCCATCACCGCGGCCATGCCCGAAGGCACCGGGCTGAACTATTTCGCGGACGCCTATCCGGACCGTTTCTTCGACGTGGGCATCTGCGAGCAGCACGCCGTGACCATGGCCGCCGGACTGGCCTCCCAGGGCTACAGGCCGGTGGTGGCGGTCTACTCCACTTTTCTCCAACGCTCCTACGACCAGGTGGTCCACGACGTCTGCCTTCAGAACCTGCCGGTAACCCTTTGCCTGGACCGGGCCGGACTGGTGGGCGAGGACGGAGCGACCCACCACGGCACCTTCGATATTTCCTTTCTGCGCCACATCCCCAACCTGCTGTTCATGGCCCCCAAGGACGAGGCGGAACTGCAACGCATGCTGGTCACGGCCCTGAATCACCCCGGCCCGGCCGCCATTCGCTACCCTCGCGGCGTGGGCGTGGGCGCACCGTCTCAGGACGACCCCTCACCGCTGTCCCCGGGCCAGGGCGAAACCCTGCGCGACGGAGGAGAGGCGGTGGTCGTGGCCCTGGGCAGCCGGGTGCATCCCGCACTGGAAGCCGCCGGGGAATTGGCCAAAGAAACGGGTCGCGAGGTCGCCGTGTTCAACGCCCGGTTCATCAAGCCGCTGCCCAAAGCCCAATTGCTGGAACTGGCTCGAACTCACTCCCGGATGCTGATCGTGGAGGAAAACGTGGTGGCCGGCGGCTTCGGGTCCGCGGTGCTGGAACTGTTCGCGGCCCAAGGCATGCTCCGCGGCCAGCGCATTCGCTTGCTGGGCATCCCGGACGTCTTCGTGGAGCACGGTCCGCAGCGAATGCTGCGCAAGCAACTCGGCCTGGACAAAACCGGGATCAAGGATGCGCTGGGCGAGCTCTTTGCCGCGGCACCTCTGAGTCAAAAGGATAGCTGA
- a CDS encoding DUF2905 family protein has protein sequence MSKFLILITVFLIVTGLFRPLLRKLRLGRLPGDFLIQRGNFRLYLPVTSSILVGLGLTVLIWLFRH, from the coding sequence ATGTCCAAATTCCTGATCCTGATCACCGTCTTTCTCATCGTCACCGGCTTGTTCCGGCCGCTCCTCCGAAAACTCCGCCTGGGCAGACTTCCCGGCGATTTTCTGATTCAGCGAGGCAATTTTCGGCTCTACCTGCCCGTGACCAGTTCCATCCTGGTCGGCCTGGGCCTGACCGTTCTGATTTGGCTGTTTCGTCACTGA